TAACCTCCACCAAAACCCATAACGGCCTCCCTGGCTGTATGTTTTGCAAGATCTCGCGGCGTGCAGAGCACCAGCACGCCGTCCACATGACATTGTTTGCGGGCGTGCCAGCAGGCTTGCGGCAGGCGGCCCATGACGCGAAAACCGCAGGCTTCGGCCAGCCGCCACGCGTGGCGGTTGGGCGCGGGGCACAGGCCCGCAATGGCGGCGCAGTCCAGATGGGCGAATGCCCAGGCCAGGCAGCCGTGCGCCATGCGTACGGCCAGCCGCGCGGCAGTGCGAAATGTGGTAAAGTCAAATTCCCACACCTTGCCCCGGCGGGGCGCGAGCAGGGCGCAGCCCAGCATGGACGCCGTGCCGGGGTCGGGACTGGCCGTCGGGCCGTCGCCGGGTTGCGCCGCAGGCCCGCTCTGTTTTTCGCCAGAATGATGCGTTGAAACAGGGACTGTTTCAAAAGCAAAATGCCCCAGGGAATCGCCGCTTTCAGCAGCGTGGCAGCAGAGCAGCAGTCCACGCCGGGGCGAGGTGATGCGCCGCCAGTCCGCCAGAGTGGGCGCGGCGAGCGCGCTCATGGCGCAGCCAAGCAGCCCCTCGGTCTGCATGCGTAAAAAGATGGCGTCCCGCTGGGCCTGGCTGACGCTTGGCGCGTAGGTAAAAAGCATCAGGAGCCTCCAAAGACATCGTAATGGGTTTTGGCGCGGCGCTGGCCGCCATGCGCGTCCTGTGGCGGACGGAATCCCGTGGCCGCGTAGCGCAGGGCGTCCGCCGCGTGGCTTGTCCAGTCGTGCAGGGGGCCGGACCCCGCCGCCTGTTGCCCTGGCCGCCATTGCCGCCTGTAGGCCCTGAGGGCCTTGACGCCTCCCGCGCAAAAAACGGCGTCAAACCAGCAGCGCGGCAGGCGGCGGCGCACGGCGTCAATACCGTCGGCCAGGCTCAGGGACGGAGCCAGGGTAAAGCGGATGCCAAGCTGGGCCGCGCTTTCCCACCGGCTTTGCCCTGTGCCCAGCTCGCGCACGCGGATATCGTGCGGGGCCAGATGCGTGCCGTAGATAAAGCCCCGCCCCGCCATGCCAGGTTGGCCGTCCAGCGGCGTTTGCCCGGCCGGGCGCGCCTTTTGGGCCAGCACGCCCGCGTAGTGGGCAAGGCCCTCGCCCGATGCTTCGTAGTAGTCTACAAAGCGCCACTGGCCCGAAGGTTCCACCTGAAAAAACCAGATGGCCGTGGCGTCGTCCATGCCGAGATCCCAGGCCGTGTGCACGGGCAGTTCCGGGGCGAAGGGCAGCGGGATGATGCGGCCCTCGCGGTCGGCGGCGTCCATCAGGGGCGCGTAATAGGCCCCGCGCACGGCGGCGGCAAAGGAACATTCAAATTCCTGCATGTATTCGGCTTCGTCCATGCTGCGCCGCGCGGCCGCCAGTTCTGTCTGGGGCAGGTAGCCTGTCAGCGAGGCCGGGAACCGGAAGCGCGACCACAGCCCTTCCGTATCGGCCCCGGCCTGCTGCCAGACATCGTAAAGCAGGTTGTCCGTGCCCTGCGGCGTGCCGCAGAACAGCGCCCGGCCCAGACGGTCTGCCAGCATGGGCCGGAAAACCTGCGTCCAGACCTGACGCGGCATGTCGGCGGGTTCGTCCAGCACAAGATCGTCCAGATACAGACCGCGCAGGGCCGGAGCGTTCTCGGTGCCGAGCAGCCGTATGCGGCCCCCGGTGGGCAAAACGCAGACAAGCTCGCTTTCCAGAAAGCGCGAACCGGGTATGGCTCCGGCAAAGCGCTTGCAGTAATCCCAGGCCACGGCCTTGGCCTGCCCCTGAAAGGGCGCGGCATAGGCCGCCCGCCAGTCTTCACGGCCAGAGACAAGCGCCTGCCGGATGAGATCATTGACCGCCGCCACTGTTTTGCCGAAGCGCCTGTGGCAGAGCAGCACGCAGAAGCGCTTGCGCTCCTCGTGAAACTGCCATTGCAGGGGGCGCGGACTGTAGGGAATGACATGCGGCATGAGCGTTGAAGCCTCCTGTGTGGTCTGGATCAGACGGGCTTTCAAAGGGTTCACATTTCAGTCAGGGCCAGCCTGCCAGAGAGGGCCGTCAGCCTGGCGTCGCCTGCGAGAGCCGCCTGTCTGGTGTCGCCTGCCAGAGAAGACGCCAGCAGTGTCGCCGGTCAGGGGGCCGCATTGTCTTCTGACAAGGAGCCTTTGCCGGACGATGAACTGGGCGGGCCGCCCCACACCACCACGATCTTGGGAGGTGCATCGGGCGCGTCCACTTCGCGCAATGAGCGCAAAATGGCGTGCAGTTCCTTTATTTCCTTGACGATATCGATGCTTTTTCCGGCAATTTCAGCCTCGCCCAGTGTGCGCGTCAGCAGATCAAGGCGTTGCTCCAGACTGTCCAGCAGGCGCGAGCTTTTCCGCGTTTTTCTGGCGCGAGGGCTTGCGGCGGGCATCAGTGGTTTTCTCCGTCCGCGCCGACGCCGGACGTGCGTAAAAAAGCGCCTTGCCGGACGGGCGGCATGAGGTGCAGGCGATCCTCCTGCCGTTCCAGACTGTGTTCCAGCCGTTCCAGAAGCCGATCCAGGCCGGAAATGCGAACATTCAGGGCCTGTATCTCGCCGCGCAGGGTTGAAAGCTCGTTGTGCAGGCCCGCCAGATCGGTATTGTCCGGCGTGAGGCGCAGGGTTTCTTCCAGGGCGCTGATGCGGCGGCAGGCGGCGGCCTCGCGCCTGGCGTCACGCTGCAGGTGCAGCAGGTACTCGTCCTGTCGCACAAAGGCGCGGCGCAGGCTCCAGAGCGCCCAGGCAAAAAGCCCCTGAACGCCAAGCACCAGAAGGGATGCGCCGGATGAGGAAAAAATGTCCATGCTCATGATGATCTCCATTGTGCTGCGTATGGGCGTGCGGCGGCCTCATGGGCCGCGCCGCCCTTTGTCAGAATCCCATCCCCAGCATGCCCAGAAGCAGGGCCATGACCTGATCCAGGGCCGAGGGCGGCAGCTTGTCGGCCCATTTGGCGAAAAACAGCGGCACGATGACCAGCCGCCCCACGACCTCCCAGCAGAACAGCAGGGCCAGCACCCAGCCGAGAAAGGAGCGCCACAGGCGCATGCGGCTGGCGGGAGCGCCAGAAACCTCAGCCTCGTTGATACGGCTCTGGGCCTCGTTCTGCCGGTTGCGGTCGGGCACAATCCTGTCCGCCAGGCCCGTGAGGCCGCCAAGAAGTTTGCCAAGCAACATCCACATCAGCCGTCCTCCCTTTCCAGTTCAGCCAGATACTGGTTCAAGGCTTTGACCCGGTTGCGCCAGCCCGCCAGAAACACCTGCATGGAGGGCCGCCGCGCGGCGAGGTCACGGTAGAACGTGTCGC
This DNA window, taken from Desulfovibrio sp. 86, encodes the following:
- a CDS encoding GNAT family N-acetyltransferase: MLFTYAPSVSQAQRDAIFLRMQTEGLLGCAMSALAAPTLADWRRITSPRRGLLLCCHAAESGDSLGHFAFETVPVSTHHSGEKQSGPAAQPGDGPTASPDPGTASMLGCALLAPRRGKVWEFDFTTFRTAARLAVRMAHGCLAWAFAHLDCAAIAGLCPAPNRHAWRLAEACGFRVMGRLPQACWHARKQCHVDGVLVLCTPRDLAKHTAREAVMGFGGGYSSPSIPEVTPAPKPEVQKPVTEAATAARQAQKDKASKAAGINASVYTSPLNRADAAQKTLLGQ